A single window of Pseudarthrobacter psychrotolerans DNA harbors:
- the bioB gene encoding biotin synthase BioB, with protein MTIQALPTTTNYAILDAARRQVLDDGIGLSEDQLVEILQLPDEALPAALQLAHEVRLKHCGEDVEVEGIISIKTGGCPEDCHFCSQSGLFDSPVRGVWLDIPELVKAAKETAATGATEFCIVAAVRGPDIKLMNQIKFAIDRINEAVDINIACSLGMLTQRQVEQLASWGVHRYNHNLETARSYFPEVVTTHTYEERLETCAMVKDAGMELCCGALIGMGETLEQRAELAAQLAALEPHEVPLNFLNPRPGTPLENQGLMDGKDALRAIAAFRLAMPRTVLRYAGGRELTLGDLGTRQGLMGGINAVIVGNYLTTLGRPANADLNLLVELNMPIKELQKTL; from the coding sequence ATGACGATTCAGGCACTTCCCACGACCACCAACTACGCAATTCTCGACGCTGCCCGCCGGCAGGTCCTCGACGACGGCATCGGACTCTCCGAGGACCAGCTTGTCGAAATCCTCCAACTGCCGGACGAAGCCCTGCCCGCCGCCCTGCAGCTGGCCCACGAAGTACGCCTGAAACACTGCGGTGAGGACGTCGAGGTGGAAGGCATCATCTCCATCAAGACCGGCGGCTGCCCCGAGGACTGCCACTTCTGCAGCCAGTCCGGCCTCTTCGACTCCCCCGTTCGCGGCGTCTGGCTGGACATCCCCGAACTGGTCAAAGCCGCGAAGGAGACCGCGGCTACCGGAGCCACCGAGTTCTGCATCGTGGCCGCCGTCCGCGGCCCGGACATCAAGCTGATGAACCAGATCAAGTTCGCGATCGACCGGATCAACGAAGCAGTGGACATCAACATCGCCTGTTCCCTGGGCATGCTGACCCAGCGCCAGGTGGAGCAGCTCGCCAGCTGGGGCGTCCACCGCTACAACCACAACCTCGAAACCGCGCGCAGTTACTTCCCCGAAGTCGTCACGACGCACACTTATGAGGAGCGCTTGGAAACCTGTGCCATGGTCAAGGACGCCGGCATGGAGCTGTGCTGCGGTGCCCTCATCGGGATGGGCGAAACCCTGGAGCAGCGGGCGGAACTCGCGGCCCAGCTCGCCGCCCTCGAACCCCATGAAGTCCCGCTGAACTTCCTCAACCCCAGGCCCGGAACCCCGCTGGAAAACCAGGGCCTGATGGACGGCAAGGACGCACTCCGCGCTATCGCTGCCTTCCGCCTGGCCATGCCGCGCACCGTGCTCCGCTACGCCGGCGGCCGCGAACTCACCCTCGGTGACCTCGGCACCCGCCAAGGCCTCATGGGCGGCATCAACGCCGTCATCGTCGGCAACTACCTCACCACTCTCGGCCGCCCCGCCAACGCCGACCTCAACCTCCTTGTGGAACTCAACATGCCCATCAAGGAACTCCAGAAGAC
- a CDS encoding Fic family protein, whose product MGRPNPNGGPQEERPGRAEFFLPWGLIETASINSFEELASENHLKGLARAEFIERLAYHYEKINDIHPFREGNGRTQRLFWNRLALEAGWQLDWRPVHGEENHRAARAGPDDGDLALLIEMFHKVVAVP is encoded by the coding sequence ATGGGCCGGCCAAACCCGAACGGTGGACCTCAGGAAGAACGTCCTGGGCGCGCCGAGTTCTTCCTGCCATGGGGCCTCATCGAAACTGCGTCAATCAACAGTTTCGAGGAACTTGCCTCGGAAAACCATCTCAAGGGATTGGCCCGCGCCGAATTCATTGAACGGTTGGCCTATCACTACGAAAAGATCAACGACATACATCCGTTTCGAGAGGGGAACGGGCGAACACAACGACTCTTTTGGAATCGACTTGCCCTTGAAGCTGGATGGCAGCTTGATTGGCGACCAGTGCACGGAGAAGAAAATCACCGTGCGGCACGGGCCGGCCCGGACGACGGCGACCTGGCACTACTTATCGAGATGTTCCACAAGGTCGTAGCAGTCCCGTAG
- a CDS encoding antitoxin VbhA family protein — MTVTEARAEFVEAAIHSGEIEGLTVSNATRADADSYIAGRIDSNELVDRVRARYGLA; from the coding sequence ATGACTGTGACTGAAGCGCGTGCAGAATTTGTTGAGGCTGCTATCCACAGCGGGGAGATCGAAGGCCTGACCGTGTCAAACGCCACCCGCGCAGACGCCGATTCATACATCGCCGGCCGCATTGATTCAAACGAACTTGTCGACCGCGTTCGTGCCAGGTATGGACTCGCCTAA
- a CDS encoding cytochrome P450, protein MEQGKCKAAEYTECATAKCQRDALKPEGFGADVWAAADRGDILHEQAPLLTRSLLSAGVDTTVSGISGMVYAFASNPEQWEALRRNPNLARVAFDESLRWESPVQQIFRKTSSDVTIGGSTIPEGSRVMLCFAAANRDPRRWENPDKFDLSRDPSGHLSFGMGSTSAWASTQPASRRRHCWNNWRPGSRASNWPRRSNATTTTPFVAGTLCRCG, encoded by the coding sequence GTGGAGCAGGGCAAGTGCAAGGCCGCCGAATACACCGAGTGTGCCACCGCCAAGTGCCAGCGCGACGCCTTGAAGCCCGAGGGCTTCGGCGCCGACGTCTGGGCCGCCGCCGACCGCGGCGACATCCTGCACGAGCAGGCCCCGCTACTGACCCGCTCGCTGCTGTCGGCCGGCGTGGACACCACCGTCTCCGGGATCTCCGGCATGGTCTATGCCTTTGCCTCCAACCCGGAGCAGTGGGAAGCATTGCGCAGGAACCCCAACCTGGCGCGCGTTGCCTTCGACGAATCGCTGCGCTGGGAGTCCCCGGTCCAGCAGATCTTCCGCAAGACCTCGAGCGACGTCACCATCGGCGGCAGCACCATCCCCGAAGGCAGCAGGGTCATGCTCTGCTTTGCCGCGGCAAACCGCGATCCGCGCCGCTGGGAAAACCCCGACAAGTTCGACCTCTCCCGCGACCCGTCCGGGCACTTGTCCTTCGGCATGGGATCCACCAGTGCGTGGGCCAGCACGCAGCCCGCCTCCAGGCGGCGTCACTGCTGGAACAACTGGCGCCCAGGATCAAGGGCATCGAACTGGCCTCGGCGATCGAACGCCACCACAACAACACCCTTCGTGGCTGGGACTCTGTGCCGCTGCGGTTGA